In one Arachis duranensis cultivar V14167 chromosome 9, aradu.V14167.gnm2.J7QH, whole genome shotgun sequence genomic region, the following are encoded:
- the LOC107466247 gene encoding cell number regulator 7, translating into MNIGGYPSSSSVWSAKFCGCGGDAKTCLITCCLPCVTFGQIAEIVDEGKSSCASQGCVYGLLMMISCHWFYSCVYREKLRKKYGLASEPCCDCCVHFCCDSCALCQEHQELKLRGHDPSKGWIGPPTTNQPPMPPTMYK; encoded by the exons ATGAATATTGGTGGTTATCCATCCTCATCATCCGTGTGGTCTGCTAAATTTTGTGGCTGTGGAGGTGACGCTAAAACAT GTTTGATAACTTGCTGTCTACCCTGTGTCACCTTTGGGCAAATTGCAGAAATTGTGGATGAAGGGAAGAGTT CATGCGCTTCACAAGGGTGTGTATATGGGTTACTGATGATGATTTCATGCCACTGGTTCTATTCATGTGTTTATAGAGAGAAACTGAGAAAAAAGTATGGGTTAGCATCTGAACCTTGCTGTGATTGCTGCGTTCATTTTTGCTGTGATTCATGCGCCTTATGCCAAGAACATCAAGAGCTCAAATTAAGAGGCCATGACCCTTCCAAAG GTTGGATTGGACCACCAACAACTAATCAACCACCTATGCCTCCTACCATGTATAAATGA